The following proteins are co-located in the Calliphora vicina chromosome 2, idCalVici1.1, whole genome shotgun sequence genome:
- the LOC135952640 gene encoding acanthoscurrin-1-like, producing the protein MKLLNLLVLAVALLALFAVQIEARAGGSPAENHAGGGGHAGGRKGNGGKGGGGKGGGRHGGGKGGGGHGGNAGHGGGKGSGGIAGHGGGKVSGGNAGHGGYAGHGGGKGSGGNAGYGGNAGHGGVGHGGGHGVGGVHGAGGHGAGGKDNSEQLAFEFAKHVGAAAARESVKQFIKKHL; encoded by the exons ATGAAACTATTAAATCTATTAGTATTGGCTGTTGCGCTCCTGGCTCTCTTTGCTGTACAAATTGAAGCTAGGGCAGGAGGTAGTCCTGCAGAGAACCACGCTGGTGGTGGAGGACATGCTGGAGGTAGAAAAGGAAATGGTGGAAAAGGTGGAGGTGGAAAAGGTGGTGGAAGACATGGTGGTGGAAAAGGTGGTGGAGGACATGGTGGTAATGCTGGACATGGTGGTGGAAAAGGTAGTGGAGGTATTGCTGGACATGGTGGTGGAAAAGTTAGTGGAGGTAATGCAGGACATGGAGGTTATGCTGGACATGGTGGTGGAAAAGGTAGTGGCGGTAATGCTGGATATGGTGGTAATGCTGGACATGGTGGTGTTGGACATGGTGGTGGGCATGGTGTGGGTGGTGTACATGGTGCTGGTGGACATGGTGCTGGTGGCAAGGACAATTCAGAACAACTAGCt TTCGAGTTTGCCAAGCATGTAGGAGCGGCAGCTGCCCGAGAAAGTGTTAAGCAATTTATAAAGAagcatttgtaa
- the LOC135952477 gene encoding acanthoscurrin-2-like, with protein MKFLQIIIVMTAFLLLLAAPLEAKGGKGGGLGGGLGGMLGKTHTGGKGGGKGRKGNGGGLQELLGGGGHGSHGGKGGGKGRKGKYDGGLQEMLGGGGHGSHGGKGGGKGRKGKYDGGLQELLGDGGHESGRSHGHDRGTEKLIIL; from the exons ATGAAGTTCTtgcaaataataattgtaatgaCAGCTTTTTTACTACTGTTGGCCGCTCCATTGGAGGCTAAAGGTGGCAAAGGCGGCGGCTTAGGTGGCGGTTTAGGCGGCATGTTAGGAAAAACT CATACTGGTGGCAAGGGTGGTGGTAAAGGACGTAAAGGAAATGGTGGTGGTCTGCAGGAACTGCTTGGTGGTGGAGGACACGGGAGCCACGGTGGCAAGGGTGGTGGTAAAGGACGTAAAGGAAAATATGATGGTGGTCTGCAGGAAATGCTTGGTGGTGGAGGACACGGGAGCCACGGTGGAAAGGGTGGTGGTAAAGGACGTAAAGGAAAATATGATGGGGGTCTGCAAGAACTGTTGGGTGATGGCGGACATGAGAGCGGCCGAAGCCATGGTCACGATAGAGGAACTGAAAAACTTATTATACTTTAA